A part of Variovorax sp. HW608 genomic DNA contains:
- a CDS encoding 2-hydroxyacid dehydrogenase produces MRPAVLATRATFPEVTARLRQHFELEDNPTDEIWSRDELIRRLQGKIGVMSTGTERIDANLLDACPGLKAVCNVGVGYNNIDVAACTRRGVVVTNTPDVLTETTADFGFALMMATARRIGESERFVRRGEWRKTGIHDHFVGSDICGATLGILGMGRIGRAIARRGALGFGMRVIYHNRSRLPANLEAEVGASYVDKSTLLRESDHLILVLPYSSDSHHAIGAAELAQMQPHATLTNIARGGIVDDAALADALRKHTIAAAGLDVFEGEPDVRSELLSLPNVVLTPHIGSASTKTRLAMAALAADNLIAALGAGELAGKPPTPVNPEVLRGSNP; encoded by the coding sequence ATGCGACCCGCCGTCCTCGCCACCCGCGCCACCTTTCCAGAAGTCACCGCCCGGCTTCGCCAGCATTTCGAGCTGGAGGACAACCCGACGGACGAGATCTGGAGCCGGGATGAGCTGATCCGGCGCCTGCAAGGCAAGATCGGCGTGATGAGCACCGGGACCGAGCGCATCGACGCCAACCTGCTCGACGCCTGCCCGGGCCTCAAGGCCGTCTGCAACGTCGGCGTTGGCTACAACAACATCGACGTGGCCGCCTGCACCCGCCGTGGGGTGGTGGTGACCAATACGCCCGACGTGCTGACGGAAACCACCGCCGACTTCGGCTTCGCGCTGATGATGGCGACCGCAAGGCGCATCGGCGAATCGGAACGGTTCGTGCGTCGCGGCGAATGGCGCAAGACCGGCATCCACGACCACTTCGTCGGCAGCGACATCTGCGGCGCAACGCTCGGCATTCTGGGCATGGGCCGCATCGGGCGCGCCATCGCCCGCCGGGGCGCGCTGGGCTTCGGCATGCGAGTGATCTATCACAACCGGTCGCGCCTGCCCGCCAACCTGGAAGCCGAGGTCGGCGCCAGCTACGTGGACAAGTCGACCCTGCTGCGCGAGTCCGATCACCTCATCCTGGTGCTGCCCTATTCGAGCGATTCACATCATGCGATCGGCGCGGCGGAGCTGGCGCAGATGCAGCCTCACGCAACGCTCACGAACATTGCGCGCGGAGGGATCGTCGATGACGCAGCGCTGGCCGATGCGCTGCGCAAGCACACCATCGCGGCAGCCGGGCTGGACGTCTTCGAAGGCGAGCCCGACGTCCGTTCGGAGTTGCTCTCGTTGCCCAACGTGGTCCTGACACCGCACATCGGCAGCGCCTCGACGAAGACCCGGCTCGCAATGGCCGCACTCGCGGCCGACAACCTGATTGCGGCGCTCGGAGCGGGTGAACTCGCCGGCAAGCCGCCCACGCCGGTGAATCCCGAAGTGCTTCGCGGCTCGAATCCATGA
- a CDS encoding Re/Si-specific NAD(P)(+) transhydrogenase subunit alpha, with protein sequence MLIGVPAETAPGETRVSVTPETAKKLKAQGHTIRVASGAGVAAAAPDAAYEAAGAEITDQSGALGCELVLKVRSPRDGELAAMRPGSTLIGMLNPFDAEGLQRLANAGLTSFALEAAPRTTRAQSMDVLSSQANIAGYKAIMMAADKYQRFFPMLMTAAGTVKAARVVILGVGVAGLQAIATAKRLGAVIEASDVRPSVKEQVESLGAKFIDVPYETAEEKEAAEGVGGYARPMPQSWLDRQKVEVAKRVALADVVVSTALIPGRAAPTLITEDMVKAMKPGSVIVDIAAGKGPDANGGMTGGNCPLTEADKTVIKHGVTLVGETNLPALVAADASSLYARNVLDFLKLVLPKDGGLKIDLEDDIVAACRMTQDGQVTKK encoded by the coding sequence ATGCTGATAGGCGTGCCGGCCGAAACTGCGCCAGGCGAAACCCGTGTTTCCGTCACCCCCGAGACGGCCAAAAAACTCAAGGCGCAGGGCCACACGATCCGGGTCGCGTCCGGTGCCGGCGTGGCCGCTGCCGCGCCGGATGCAGCCTATGAGGCTGCCGGTGCCGAGATCACCGACCAGAGCGGCGCGCTCGGTTGCGAACTGGTGCTCAAGGTACGGTCGCCGCGGGATGGCGAGCTGGCTGCGATGCGACCCGGCTCGACCCTGATCGGCATGCTCAACCCCTTCGATGCCGAAGGCCTGCAGCGCCTGGCCAACGCGGGCCTGACCTCCTTCGCGCTCGAAGCCGCCCCGCGCACCACGCGCGCCCAGAGCATGGACGTGCTCTCCTCGCAGGCCAACATCGCCGGCTACAAGGCCATCATGATGGCCGCCGACAAGTACCAGCGCTTCTTCCCGATGCTGATGACCGCCGCCGGCACCGTGAAGGCCGCGCGCGTCGTGATCCTGGGCGTCGGCGTGGCGGGCCTGCAGGCGATTGCCACCGCCAAGCGCCTGGGGGCCGTGATCGAGGCCTCGGACGTGCGCCCCTCGGTTAAGGAGCAGGTCGAGTCGCTGGGCGCCAAGTTCATCGACGTGCCGTATGAAACCGCCGAGGAGAAGGAAGCCGCCGAAGGCGTAGGCGGCTACGCGCGGCCGATGCCCCAGAGCTGGCTGGATCGCCAAAAGGTCGAGGTCGCCAAGCGCGTGGCGCTCGCCGACGTGGTCGTCAGCACCGCGCTGATCCCGGGCCGCGCCGCACCGACCCTCATCACCGAGGACATGGTCAAGGCCATGAAGCCCGGGTCCGTCATCGTGGACATCGCCGCCGGCAAGGGGCCTGATGCGAACGGTGGAATGACGGGCGGCAACTGCCCGCTCACCGAAGCGGACAAGACCGTGATCAAGCACGGCGTCACGCTCGTGGGCGAAACCAACCTGCCCGCGCTCGTCGCGGCCGATGCCTCATCGCTGTACGCACGTAACGTGCTCGACTTCCTCAAGCTCGTGCTGCCGAAGGACGGCGGCCTGAAGATCGACCTCGAGGACGACATCGTCGCCGCCTGCCGCATGACGCAGGACGGCCAGGTCACGAAGAAGTAA
- a CDS encoding glucose 1-dehydrogenase — protein sequence MEIHVLNSVLQSFALTGRTALITGSSAGIGYAIARGLAGAGARVILNARSTDKLERAAAQLREEGATVFTSAFDVSAGDAVNAAVDRIEAEVGPIDILVNNAGMQRRAPLDQFEEAHWHELMKTNLDSVFLVGKAVARHMIGRKEGKIINICSVQSELGRPGIAPYTASKGAVKMLTKGMAIDWGPHGLQVNGIGPGYFKTELNDALVKNADFSAWLIGRTPSRRWGDVEELMGAAVFLASDASRFVNGHILYVDGGVTATL from the coding sequence ATGGAGATACACGTCTTGAATTCTGTTCTGCAAAGCTTCGCCCTCACCGGTCGCACCGCCCTCATCACCGGCTCCAGCGCCGGCATCGGCTATGCCATCGCACGCGGGCTGGCCGGCGCCGGCGCGCGCGTGATCCTCAATGCCCGCTCCACCGACAAGCTGGAGCGCGCCGCCGCGCAGCTGCGCGAGGAAGGCGCCACCGTCTTCACCTCGGCCTTCGATGTCAGCGCCGGCGACGCGGTGAACGCGGCCGTGGACCGCATCGAGGCCGAGGTCGGACCCATCGACATCCTGGTCAACAACGCCGGCATGCAGCGCCGCGCGCCGCTGGACCAGTTCGAGGAAGCCCACTGGCACGAGCTCATGAAGACCAACCTCGACAGCGTCTTCCTGGTCGGCAAGGCGGTGGCACGCCACATGATCGGGCGCAAGGAGGGCAAGATCATCAACATCTGCTCGGTGCAGAGCGAGCTCGGCCGCCCCGGCATCGCGCCCTACACCGCGAGCAAGGGCGCGGTGAAGATGCTCACCAAGGGCATGGCGATCGACTGGGGCCCGCATGGCCTGCAGGTCAACGGCATCGGGCCGGGCTACTTCAAGACCGAGCTCAACGATGCGCTGGTCAAGAACGCCGACTTCAGCGCCTGGCTGATCGGCCGCACGCCTTCGCGCCGCTGGGGCGATGTCGAGGAGCTGATGGGCGCGGCCGTGTTCCTCGCCAGCGATGCCTCGCGCTTCGTGAACGGCCACATCCTCTATGTCGACGGCGGCGTCACCGCAACGCTCTGA
- a CDS encoding NAD(P) transhydrogenase subunit alpha — protein MDPVSHTVINLIIFVLAIYVGYHVVWTVTPALHTPLMAVTNAISAIVIVGAMLAAALTESALGKTMGVLAVALAAVNVFGGFLVTRRMLEMFKKKDKKPAAASAAGATSTAKAEGH, from the coding sequence ATGGACCCCGTATCCCATACCGTCATCAACCTCATCATCTTCGTGCTGGCCATCTACGTGGGCTACCACGTGGTGTGGACCGTCACGCCGGCGCTGCACACGCCGCTGATGGCCGTGACCAACGCCATTTCCGCCATCGTCATCGTCGGCGCGATGCTGGCGGCGGCGCTGACCGAATCGGCGCTGGGCAAGACCATGGGCGTGCTCGCAGTCGCTCTTGCGGCGGTGAACGTCTTCGGCGGCTTCCTGGTGACCCGCCGCATGCTCGAGATGTTCAAGAAGAAGGACAAGAAGCCGGCCGCCGCCAGCGCTGCCGGCGCCACCAGCACCGCCAAGGCGGAGGGCCACTGA
- a CDS encoding gluconokinase: MTVKVLVMGVSGCGKSTVAARIASVLGARLIEGDDFHLPASQRKMRDGIPLDDSDRWPWLDQLSALLATETGSAVLTCSALKRAYRDRLRAAVPDLRIVYIEIAPDEARSRVAARTGHLFPPSLVANQFATLEPPAGESNVLRVPAAQPVEAQVKAAIDWLGHVMSTASSAT, encoded by the coding sequence ATGACGGTCAAGGTGCTTGTCATGGGGGTGTCCGGCTGCGGGAAGTCGACCGTGGCGGCCCGCATCGCTTCGGTGCTGGGCGCCAGATTGATCGAGGGTGACGACTTTCATTTGCCAGCGAGCCAACGCAAGATGCGTGACGGGATTCCGCTCGACGACAGCGACCGGTGGCCCTGGCTGGACCAGCTGAGCGCCTTGCTGGCCACGGAAACCGGCAGCGCAGTGCTGACCTGTTCGGCACTCAAACGCGCCTACCGGGACCGGCTGAGGGCGGCAGTGCCCGACTTGAGGATCGTCTACATCGAGATTGCTCCGGACGAGGCGCGATCTCGCGTTGCTGCACGCACCGGTCACCTCTTCCCCCCCAGCCTGGTGGCCAATCAGTTTGCGACGCTGGAGCCCCCTGCCGGCGAGTCGAACGTGCTCCGTGTGCCTGCAGCGCAGCCCGTGGAAGCGCAGGTCAAGGCCGCGATCGACTGGCTGGGCCATGTCATGTCCACGGCATCATCCGCAACGTGA
- a CDS encoding L-idonate 5-dehydrogenase: MEALVIHAPGDLRVEEVPTPALEAGQLLVRVRCGGICGSDLHYYQHGGFGTVRIQEPMVLGHEVAGMIEAVGPGASFKAGERVAISPSRPCGRCKYCQVGLQNHCLDMRYYGSAMRTPHVQGAFRQQIVVEQWQAHRLADSVSDGEGAMAEPLSVALHAVRRAGPLLGKRVLVTGCGPIGALAIIAARRAGAAHIVATDVGAHTLGKALKVGADETINVAEQPDGLDRFAADKGSFDVLLEASGNARALVGAFAALRPRGVIVQLGLAGGEIQLPINTIVAKEFELRGAFRFHEEFAVAVELLNKGLVDVKPLISATLSYRDSARAFALAADRSQAMKVLLNFE, from the coding sequence ATGGAAGCCCTTGTCATTCACGCGCCCGGCGACCTGCGCGTCGAGGAAGTCCCGACCCCCGCGCTCGAAGCCGGCCAGCTGCTGGTGCGCGTGCGCTGCGGCGGCATCTGCGGCTCGGACCTGCACTACTACCAGCACGGCGGCTTCGGCACCGTGCGCATCCAGGAGCCGATGGTGCTGGGCCATGAAGTGGCCGGCATGATCGAAGCGGTCGGCCCGGGCGCATCGTTCAAGGCCGGCGAACGCGTGGCGATCAGCCCGAGCCGCCCGTGCGGGCGTTGCAAGTACTGCCAGGTGGGCCTGCAGAACCATTGCCTGGACATGCGCTACTACGGCAGCGCGATGCGCACCCCGCATGTGCAGGGGGCGTTCCGCCAGCAGATCGTGGTGGAGCAATGGCAGGCGCATCGCCTGGCCGATTCGGTGAGCGACGGCGAAGGCGCGATGGCCGAGCCGCTGTCGGTGGCCCTGCATGCGGTGCGGCGTGCCGGCCCGCTGCTGGGCAAGCGGGTGCTGGTCACCGGCTGCGGGCCGATCGGCGCGCTGGCGATCATCGCGGCGCGGCGTGCGGGGGCGGCGCACATCGTGGCGACCGACGTCGGCGCGCACACGCTGGGCAAGGCACTCAAGGTCGGCGCGGACGAGACGATCAACGTGGCGGAGCAGCCCGATGGCCTCGACCGCTTCGCGGCCGACAAGGGCAGCTTCGACGTGCTGCTGGAGGCCAGCGGCAATGCACGCGCGCTGGTTGGCGCCTTCGCGGCGCTGCGGCCGCGCGGCGTGATCGTGCAATTGGGGCTGGCGGGCGGCGAGATCCAGCTGCCCATCAACACCATCGTGGCCAAGGAGTTCGAGCTGCGCGGCGCCTTCCGCTTCCACGAGGAATTCGCGGTTGCGGTGGAACTGCTCAACAAGGGCCTGGTGGATGTGAAGCCGCTGATCTCGGCAACGCTCTCCTACCGCGATTCCGCGCGCGCCTTTGCGCTCGCGGCGGACCGCTCGCAGGCGATGAAGGTGCTGCTGAACTTCGAGTGA